A DNA window from Actinokineospora baliensis contains the following coding sequences:
- a CDS encoding ArsR/SmtB family transcription factor, which yields MDRMPEDLPHPSLDEIRIERVLHALADPVRLHLVRELARLDTGVACGAIDLPITKSTRTHHLRTLREAGVVTIRPSGTSRITTLRRADLDALYPGLLDGVLNAPH from the coding sequence ATGGACCGCATGCCAGAGGACCTCCCGCACCCCAGCCTCGACGAGATCCGGATCGAGAGGGTCCTGCACGCCCTGGCCGACCCCGTCCGCCTGCACCTGGTCCGCGAGCTCGCCCGCCTCGACACCGGCGTGGCCTGCGGCGCCATCGACCTGCCGATCACCAAGTCGACCCGCACCCACCACCTACGCACCCTGCGGGAGGCGGGCGTGGTGACCATCCGCCCCTCGGGCACCTCGCGGATCACCACCCTGCGCCGGGCCGATCTCGACGCCCTGTACCCCGGCCTGCTCGACGGCGTCCTCAACGCGCCTCACTAG
- a CDS encoding S8 family peptidase, whose product MSRRTALLAGVVVAVAGFGGAVPVAAAPAAATKPAAILYADTANAVPDAYIAVLADQQASPDVVKRRAAEASSKYGVTVQSQFYTAIRGFLVKASEEQARQLSTDTAYQYVAQDQEYKTQALGVQNAPPSWGLNRIDQRSLPLDTKYHYPQTAPNVYAYIIDTGIRYTHQEFGGRAFYGIDTIGGVFPPGNDCNGHGTHVAGTVGGTTVGVAKQVQLVSVRVLNCAGIGTGGSVIAGVDWVTNDAILNNRKGVANMSLGGLNYAPLNTAVTNSIAANVHYSVAAGNSNANACGYSPASTPAATTVAATQANDQRWPLSNIGTCVDLFAPGHNIYSAYHTADNSYTTLSGTSMAAPHVTGTAALWRQRFPGDTSWQTATSLTGNATPNVVTLQGAGSPNLLLFANHIPV is encoded by the coding sequence GTGTCCAGGAGAACGGCGCTGCTGGCAGGCGTCGTCGTCGCGGTCGCCGGGTTCGGCGGTGCCGTCCCGGTGGCCGCGGCACCCGCCGCGGCGACCAAACCGGCCGCGATCCTCTACGCCGACACCGCGAACGCGGTCCCCGACGCCTACATCGCCGTGCTCGCCGACCAGCAGGCGTCCCCGGACGTGGTCAAGCGGCGCGCGGCCGAGGCCTCGTCGAAGTACGGGGTCACGGTGCAGTCGCAGTTCTACACCGCGATCCGGGGCTTCCTGGTCAAGGCGTCCGAGGAGCAGGCGAGGCAGCTGTCCACCGACACCGCCTACCAGTACGTCGCGCAGGACCAGGAGTACAAGACCCAGGCGCTCGGCGTGCAGAACGCGCCGCCGTCGTGGGGGCTCAACCGGATCGACCAGCGGTCCCTGCCGCTGGACACCAAGTACCACTACCCGCAGACCGCGCCGAACGTCTACGCCTACATCATCGACACCGGCATCCGCTACACCCACCAGGAGTTCGGCGGTCGCGCGTTCTACGGCATCGACACCATCGGCGGCGTTTTCCCGCCCGGCAACGACTGCAACGGCCACGGCACGCACGTCGCGGGCACCGTCGGCGGCACGACCGTCGGCGTGGCCAAGCAGGTCCAGCTGGTCTCGGTGCGCGTGCTCAACTGTGCGGGCATCGGCACCGGCGGCAGCGTGATCGCGGGCGTCGACTGGGTCACCAACGACGCCATCCTCAACAACCGCAAGGGTGTCGCGAACATGAGCCTCGGCGGCCTGAACTACGCGCCGCTCAACACCGCCGTCACCAACTCGATCGCGGCCAACGTGCACTACTCGGTCGCGGCGGGCAACTCCAACGCCAACGCTTGCGGGTACTCCCCGGCCAGCACCCCGGCCGCGACGACCGTGGCGGCCACCCAGGCCAACGACCAGCGCTGGCCCCTCTCCAACATCGGCACCTGCGTCGACCTGTTCGCCCCCGGCCACAACATCTACTCCGCCTACCACACGGCCGACAACTCCTACACGACGCTGAGCGGCACCTCCATGGCCGCGCCGCACGTCACCGGCACCGCCGCCCTGTGGCGGCAGCGCTTCCCCGGTGACACCTCCTGGCAGACGGCGACCTCGCTCACCGGCAACGCCACGCCCAACGTGGTGACGCTGCAGGGTGCCGGATCGCCCAACCTGCTGCTGTTCGCCAACCACATCCCCGTCTAG
- a CDS encoding S8 family serine peptidase, whose translation MRPALALLTVTATALIGLTIPAANANPPAAAVSPPDYLGSLTLLTGDHVTLRRTGGRLVPAVDPGPGREGIQFATSGTGDAMTVVPSDALTALQAGRLDPRLFDVATLLREGYGDEERDDLPLIAPAAAPGAGLALSSVDAKAVKVRKSDAAAYWAQLSQSRVVGKVWLDGRRKPSLDVSVRQIGAPSAWAAGWTGKGVPVAVLDTGVDATHPDLRKSILGSRDFTGEGGELADSDGHGTHVASTVAGTGSASAGKYVGVAPEAKLLVGKVCGGWGCSESSILAGMEWAVASGAKVVNLSLGGTDTAAEDPLEAAVNRLSERALFVIAAGNDGGYGAETVSSPASADAALAVGAVDKSDRFAGFSSRGPRIGDAALKPEISAPGVGIVAARSKYSRLGTKKDKYTNLSGTSMATPHVAGSAALLVQRHPDWTPKQLKAALIGSAKRLDDATAFDQGAGRVDVARAVNQVGVTDPPVVSIGRQPWPHDDDQPVTKKLSYVNTAAVPLVLRLSLAGDPPAGMFRLSAQEIIVPARGRADVEVTVDTKIDATESVHSAWITAEGGVERITTPVAVDREPESYDLTVHTNTASGDRSDSNFTLVFGVSRNQYRPIWTVGGEGKVRVRKGTYHLDTVISAPTPDGRTTSRKVVQPNVQVAADTTVELNAVDAKPIAVTFDRPGVRSRAVGTGYGRRLPWGTLYAGILGDTFERIFAVQHGGPIEDVVADVGGAFFVPDAAGGVESAPVTYNVAWFQGGTLPNGFAKQVADADLARVDTTYRQVQTKRSGTKLWLVTDPVFQTGSGYGLPITLPLTRTEFHGANGEQWSAEFQQWRVVKGQVVTESVSTGEVVRHAPGQTYREDWNTAVFGPALPRDGLAVRVNDTISVGVPMLVDSADRTGSSSLVDTAETSLYREGELVGTSTEPGQGTWDVPEATARYRLDAKVERSAPLSARVLTSWAFTSVRPQPRAKGGAILPLMALRFAPIGLDQRNHAVGRTTKVAVSVGKQPQLPAVPLTQLLLSASFNDGVTWVDVPVVDGTATVTHPSGTAFVSLRGKAVDRDGNEVEQTVIRAYGG comes from the coding sequence ATGCGCCCAGCATTGGCCCTGCTGACCGTCACCGCGACCGCGCTGATCGGTCTTACGATCCCCGCCGCGAACGCGAATCCGCCTGCGGCGGCGGTGAGCCCGCCCGATTACCTCGGCTCGCTCACGCTCCTCACCGGTGACCACGTCACCCTGCGCAGGACCGGCGGGCGTCTCGTACCGGCGGTCGACCCTGGGCCGGGGCGGGAGGGCATCCAGTTCGCCACCTCCGGAACCGGCGACGCGATGACCGTCGTCCCGTCGGACGCGCTCACCGCGCTGCAAGCAGGCAGGCTGGATCCCCGGCTGTTCGACGTCGCCACCCTGTTGCGGGAGGGCTACGGCGATGAGGAGCGCGACGACCTCCCGCTGATCGCACCGGCCGCAGCGCCAGGCGCCGGTCTCGCATTGTCCAGTGTGGACGCCAAGGCGGTCAAGGTGCGCAAGTCGGACGCGGCGGCGTATTGGGCTCAGTTGAGCCAAAGTCGGGTGGTGGGCAAGGTCTGGCTCGACGGGCGGCGCAAGCCGAGCCTGGATGTCAGTGTTCGGCAGATCGGCGCGCCCAGCGCGTGGGCGGCGGGCTGGACGGGCAAGGGCGTGCCGGTGGCGGTCCTCGACACCGGTGTCGACGCCACGCACCCCGATCTGCGCAAGAGCATCCTGGGCAGCCGCGACTTCACCGGTGAGGGCGGCGAACTGGCCGACTCCGACGGCCACGGCACGCACGTCGCCTCGACCGTGGCGGGCACCGGGTCCGCATCGGCTGGCAAGTACGTCGGCGTCGCGCCCGAGGCGAAGCTGCTCGTCGGCAAGGTGTGCGGCGGGTGGGGGTGTTCGGAGTCGTCGATCCTGGCGGGCATGGAGTGGGCGGTGGCCTCCGGGGCCAAGGTCGTCAACCTCAGCCTCGGCGGCACCGACACCGCGGCCGAGGACCCGCTGGAGGCCGCGGTGAACCGGCTCAGCGAGCGCGCGCTGTTCGTCATCGCGGCGGGCAATGACGGCGGCTACGGCGCGGAAACCGTGTCCTCGCCCGCGAGCGCCGACGCCGCGTTGGCCGTCGGCGCGGTGGACAAGTCCGACCGGTTCGCGGGCTTCTCCTCGCGCGGTCCCCGAATCGGCGACGCCGCGCTCAAGCCGGAGATCTCCGCTCCCGGTGTCGGGATCGTCGCCGCCAGGTCGAAGTACTCGCGCCTGGGCACCAAGAAGGACAAGTACACCAACCTCAGCGGCACCTCCATGGCCACCCCGCACGTCGCCGGGTCCGCCGCGCTGCTGGTGCAACGGCACCCGGACTGGACGCCGAAGCAGCTCAAGGCCGCGCTGATCGGTTCCGCCAAGCGGCTCGACGACGCCACCGCGTTCGACCAGGGCGCCGGGCGGGTCGACGTCGCCAGGGCCGTCAACCAGGTCGGCGTCACGGATCCGCCCGTGGTCTCGATCGGGCGGCAGCCGTGGCCGCACGACGACGACCAGCCGGTGACCAAGAAACTGTCCTATGTGAACACTGCGGCCGTCCCGCTGGTGCTTCGGCTCTCGCTCGCGGGCGACCCGCCCGCAGGCATGTTCCGGCTCTCGGCGCAGGAGATCATCGTGCCCGCGCGCGGCCGGGCCGACGTCGAGGTCACCGTCGACACGAAGATCGACGCCACCGAATCAGTGCACAGCGCGTGGATCACCGCCGAAGGCGGGGTGGAGCGGATCACCACACCGGTCGCGGTCGACCGGGAGCCGGAGAGCTACGACCTCACCGTGCACACCAACACGGCGTCCGGCGACCGCTCGGACAGCAACTTCACGCTGGTGTTCGGCGTCAGCAGGAACCAGTACCGTCCGATCTGGACAGTCGGCGGCGAGGGCAAGGTCCGCGTGCGCAAGGGGACCTACCACCTCGACACGGTGATCTCCGCGCCGACGCCGGACGGGCGGACGACCTCGCGGAAGGTCGTGCAGCCGAACGTGCAGGTGGCAGCGGACACGACGGTGGAGCTCAACGCCGTCGACGCCAAACCGATCGCGGTCACCTTCGACCGACCAGGCGTGCGGTCCCGTGCGGTCGGCACCGGTTACGGCCGCAGGCTGCCCTGGGGAACGCTCTACGCGGGCATCCTCGGCGACACCTTCGAACGCATCTTCGCCGTCCAGCACGGCGGCCCCATCGAGGACGTGGTCGCCGATGTCGGTGGCGCGTTCTTCGTGCCCGACGCGGCGGGCGGGGTCGAGAGCGCGCCGGTGACCTACAACGTGGCCTGGTTCCAAGGCGGAACCCTGCCGAACGGGTTCGCCAAGCAGGTCGCCGACGCCGACCTCGCCAGGGTCGACACGACCTACCGGCAGGTCCAGACCAAGCGCAGCGGCACGAAGTTGTGGCTGGTCACCGACCCGGTGTTCCAGACCGGCTCCGGCTACGGCCTGCCCATCACCCTACCGCTGACCAGGACCGAGTTCCACGGCGCCAACGGCGAGCAGTGGTCCGCGGAGTTCCAGCAGTGGCGCGTGGTCAAGGGGCAGGTCGTCACCGAGTCGGTCAGCACGGGCGAGGTGGTGCGGCACGCGCCAGGGCAGACCTACCGCGAGGACTGGAACACTGCGGTGTTCGGGCCCGCGCTGCCCAGGGACGGGCTGGCCGTTCGGGTGAACGACACCATCTCGGTCGGCGTACCGATGCTCGTCGACTCGGCCGACCGGACCGGGTCGTCGTCCCTTGTGGACACAGCGGAGACCTCGCTCTACCGCGAGGGCGAGCTGGTCGGGACCTCGACCGAGCCTGGTCAGGGCACGTGGGACGTGCCGGAGGCCACCGCGAGGTACCGCCTCGACGCCAAGGTCGAGCGCTCCGCGCCGCTGTCGGCTCGGGTGTTGACCTCTTGGGCGTTCACCTCCGTTCGACCCCAGCCGCGCGCCAAAGGTGGGGCCATCCTGCCGCTGATGGCTCTGCGCTTCGCGCCGATCGGGCTCGACCAGCGCAACCACGCGGTCGGTCGGACCACGAAGGTCGCGGTCTCCGTTGGCAAGCAGCCGCAACTGCCCGCGGTGCCGTTGACGCAGTTGCTCCTTTCCGCGTCTTTCAACGACGGTGTCACCTGGGTGGACGTACCGGTTGTTGACGGAACGGCGACGGTCACGCACCCTTCGGGTACTGCGTTCGTGTCTCTGCGCGGCAAAGCGGTTGACCGCGACGGCAACGAGGTGGAACAGACAGTGATCCGCGCCTACGGCGGATGA
- a CDS encoding MarR family winged helix-turn-helix transcriptional regulator, whose translation MIAGDTATGLIEAFRAVVRSGKALKQDDHQSAAAVLAGLSRGGEQRLGRLACGLSVDPSVISRQVAALTRAGLVGRRPDPEDGRAGLLSLTAAGARWLAEHRRREADRLVGVLAGWSEDDARCLLGHLRKLEDDISEETHR comes from the coding sequence ATGATCGCCGGGGACACCGCGACCGGGCTCATCGAGGCGTTCCGGGCGGTCGTGCGGAGTGGGAAGGCGCTCAAGCAGGACGACCACCAGTCGGCGGCGGCGGTGCTGGCCGGGTTGAGCCGGGGTGGCGAGCAGCGGCTGGGGCGGCTGGCGTGCGGCCTGTCGGTCGACCCGTCGGTGATCAGCAGGCAGGTGGCCGCGCTGACCAGGGCCGGGCTGGTCGGGCGCAGGCCCGATCCCGAGGACGGCAGGGCCGGGCTGCTCTCGCTCACCGCGGCGGGCGCCCGGTGGCTGGCCGAACACCGGCGACGGGAGGCCGACCGGCTGGTCGGCGTGCTCGCCGGGTGGTCGGAGGACGACGCGCGGTGCCTGCTGGGGCACCTGCGCAAGCTCGAGGACGACATCAGCGAGGAGACACACCGTTGA
- a CDS encoding serine hydrolase domain-containing protein, with translation MDASARTRVATRLAELVAQHAVPGAQLAIHHDEHTWSWSTGETRHGSGRSMTDDDAVPIGSITKVVTAATALALAADGDLELDESLAEQLSGLGAFGGITPRHLLSHTAGLPSDTRESALTSAGTLRRLLHDSAPALTPIAAPGTAFSYSNVGYLLLGHAIESITGMDWAEAVTAIALGPLGVDTRFVVGPHASTDVVTGHTVNRSRGLVRPVEQSLTPLEAPAGALATSAWQLVRLGRALAGSEGNDLLDPGSLKDMRGAVPDALPFGMADGWGLGLAVYGRGERAVVGHDGTGDGTSAHLRMHPSTGTVVAFTANSGSGFALWRTLADDLADLGIPVAGFNPVPDVVDPVPAPAGCAGDYANGDTVYTVAHHPEGLRLTVDGEPFADLTPMSDLRFAMRDSDTGETDQVGRFLADGSGAPAWLQVGGRLARKTTVAVAAA, from the coding sequence ATGGACGCATCAGCGAGAACCCGCGTCGCGACCAGGCTCGCCGAGCTGGTCGCGCAGCACGCGGTTCCCGGCGCGCAGTTGGCCATCCACCACGACGAGCACACCTGGTCCTGGTCCACGGGGGAGACCAGGCACGGGTCGGGTCGGTCGATGACCGACGACGACGCGGTGCCGATCGGTTCGATCACCAAGGTGGTGACCGCCGCCACCGCGCTCGCCCTGGCCGCCGACGGCGACCTCGAACTCGACGAGTCGCTCGCCGAGCAGCTCTCCGGGCTCGGCGCGTTCGGCGGGATCACCCCCCGGCACCTGCTCAGCCACACCGCCGGTCTCCCGTCCGACACCCGGGAGAGCGCGCTGACCTCGGCGGGCACCCTGCGCAGGCTGCTGCACGACTCGGCGCCCGCGCTGACCCCGATCGCCGCCCCCGGCACCGCGTTCTCCTACTCCAACGTGGGCTACCTGCTGCTCGGCCACGCCATCGAGTCGATCACCGGGATGGACTGGGCCGAGGCCGTCACGGCCATCGCACTCGGCCCGCTCGGCGTGGACACCCGCTTCGTGGTCGGTCCCCACGCGTCGACGGACGTGGTGACCGGGCACACCGTCAACCGCTCGCGCGGTCTGGTCCGACCGGTCGAGCAGTCGCTGACCCCGCTGGAGGCCCCAGCGGGCGCGCTCGCCACGAGCGCATGGCAGCTGGTCCGACTGGGACGCGCGCTCGCGGGCTCCGAGGGCAACGACCTGCTCGACCCCGGTTCGCTCAAGGACATGCGCGGTGCCGTCCCCGACGCGCTGCCCTTCGGCATGGCCGACGGCTGGGGGCTGGGCCTGGCCGTCTACGGGCGGGGCGAGCGGGCCGTGGTCGGTCACGACGGCACCGGCGACGGGACCTCCGCGCACCTGCGGATGCACCCGTCCACCGGCACGGTCGTCGCCTTCACCGCCAACTCCGGCTCCGGGTTCGCCCTGTGGCGCACCCTGGCCGACGACCTCGCCGACCTGGGGATCCCGGTCGCCGGGTTCAACCCGGTGCCCGACGTCGTCGACCCCGTCCCCGCGCCAGCGGGCTGCGCGGGTGACTACGCCAACGGCGACACCGTCTACACCGTCGCGCACCACCCGGAGGGGCTGCGGCTGACCGTCGACGGCGAGCCTTTCGCCGACCTCACCCCGATGTCGGACCTGCGGTTCGCGATGCGCGACAGCGACACCGGCGAGACCGACCAGGTCGGCCGCTTCCTCGCCGACGGCTCCGGCGCGCCCGCCTGGCTCCAGGTCGGCGGCAGGCTCGCCCGCAAGACCACGGTCGCCGTCGCGGCCGCCTGA
- a CDS encoding MFS transporter, with protein sequence MTTPVPSAEESGRMDHKHVIEALTGLLLAMLTAFLSSTIVSNALPTIIRDLHGSQRQYTWVITAALLASTASTPIWGKLSDLVSKKLLVQLAIGVFTAGSVLAGLAGSVDMLIVWRVLQGLGLGGLQSLVVIVIAAMISPRERGRYSGPIAAVMSVATVAGPLLGGVIVDTSWLGWRWCFFVCVPLAVVSALVVQRTLNLPVVKRKVRIDYLGAALITAGVSDLLIWVTLAGSEFGWGSGTSYALAATGVVLLALAVWVESRAAEPMIPLRLFRDRTTALATVASIAVGTALFGGAVFLGQYFQIARGYSPTAAGLLTLPMIVGSVLSSTLSGVLITRLGRWKAFLVVGSALMVAGFGLLGTIDHTTDMVLMGVFLFVLGLGMGMTMQNLVLAVQNTVAPSDLGAASSTVAFFRSLGGTVGVSVLGAILASRVTTLTTQGLADAGIQATPGGAGIGSLDQLPPFVADIVRAAYGDATATILLVAAVLSLVTVAAIVAIKEVPLRTQSGMQRQAAEREAETVAG encoded by the coding sequence TTGACCACCCCAGTACCGTCCGCGGAAGAAAGCGGGCGGATGGACCACAAGCACGTGATCGAGGCGCTGACCGGGCTGCTGTTGGCGATGCTGACCGCGTTCCTGTCCTCGACCATCGTGTCCAACGCGCTGCCGACGATCATCCGCGACCTGCACGGGTCGCAGCGCCAGTACACCTGGGTGATCACCGCGGCGCTGCTCGCCTCGACCGCCAGCACGCCGATCTGGGGCAAGCTCTCGGACCTGGTCAGCAAGAAGCTGCTGGTGCAACTGGCCATCGGCGTGTTCACCGCGGGCTCCGTGCTGGCCGGGCTCGCAGGCTCGGTCGACATGCTGATCGTGTGGCGGGTGCTGCAGGGCCTTGGCCTCGGCGGGCTCCAGTCGCTGGTGGTGATCGTGATCGCCGCGATGATCAGCCCCCGCGAGCGCGGCAGGTACTCCGGGCCGATCGCGGCGGTGATGTCGGTGGCCACGGTCGCCGGGCCGCTGCTGGGCGGGGTCATCGTGGACACCAGCTGGCTCGGGTGGCGGTGGTGCTTCTTCGTGTGCGTGCCGCTGGCGGTCGTGTCGGCGCTGGTGGTGCAGCGGACCCTGAACCTGCCGGTGGTCAAGCGGAAGGTGCGCATCGACTACCTCGGCGCCGCGCTGATCACCGCGGGCGTGAGCGACCTGCTGATCTGGGTGACGCTCGCGGGCAGTGAGTTCGGTTGGGGCTCCGGCACCTCCTACGCGCTGGCCGCGACCGGGGTCGTGCTGCTGGCGCTGGCCGTGTGGGTCGAGTCGCGGGCGGCGGAACCGATGATCCCGCTGCGGCTGTTCCGCGACCGGACCACCGCGCTGGCCACGGTGGCCAGCATCGCGGTCGGCACGGCGCTGTTCGGCGGCGCGGTGTTCCTCGGCCAGTACTTCCAGATCGCCCGCGGCTACTCCCCGACCGCGGCGGGCCTGCTGACCCTGCCGATGATCGTCGGGTCGGTGCTGTCGTCGACGCTGTCCGGGGTGCTGATCACCCGGCTCGGCCGCTGGAAGGCGTTCCTGGTGGTCGGTTCCGCGCTGATGGTGGCCGGGTTCGGTCTACTCGGGACGATCGACCACACGACGGACATGGTGCTGATGGGCGTGTTCCTGTTCGTCCTCGGGCTCGGCATGGGCATGACGATGCAGAACCTGGTACTGGCGGTGCAGAACACGGTCGCGCCGTCGGACCTGGGCGCAGCGAGTTCCACCGTCGCGTTCTTCCGGTCCCTGGGCGGCACGGTCGGCGTGTCCGTGCTCGGCGCGATCCTGGCCAGTCGGGTCACCACGCTGACCACCCAGGGCCTGGCTGACGCCGGGATCCAGGCGACCCCGGGCGGAGCGGGTATCGGCTCGCTCGACCAACTCCCCCCGTTCGTGGCCGACATCGTCCGCGCCGCCTACGGCGACGCGACGGCGACGATCCTGTTGGTCGCCGCGGTGCTGTCGCTGGTGACGGTGGCGGCGATCGTGGCGATCAAGGAGGTCCCGCTGCGCACCCAGTCCGGCATGCAGCGCCAAGCGGCCGAGCGCGAGGCCGAGACCGTCGCGGGGTAG
- a CDS encoding isoamylase, giving the protein MVSTKALPFAKVRVTFTLDRDTPPGSTSVVGCFNGWTPGAHVLRGRSNGKRSTSVVVPAGSSVSFRYLTEGGLWSDDPAVPGRDPDGNPHITV; this is encoded by the coding sequence ATGGTCAGCACCAAGGCCCTGCCCTTCGCCAAGGTGAGGGTCACCTTCACCCTCGACCGCGACACCCCGCCGGGGTCGACGAGCGTGGTCGGCTGCTTCAACGGCTGGACCCCCGGCGCGCACGTGCTGCGCGGCCGCTCGAACGGCAAGCGCTCCACATCCGTGGTGGTACCCGCAGGCAGCTCGGTGTCCTTTCGGTACCTCACCGAGGGCGGCCTGTGGTCCGACGACCCCGCCGTCCCAGGCCGCGACCCCGACGGCAACCCGCACATCACCGTCTAG
- a CDS encoding MFS transporter gives MSPRTYLLAAGAFTVGTSGYIISGLLPEVSRELHVSTSAAGQLVTAFAIAYAIASPVLAAVTGRWERKRLVIAALVTSAVGNALSAVAPTFELLLASRVVAALGAAVFTPVATAIATEINPPQRRGRAVAVVFGGLTTALVVGVPAGSLLGAPLGYHGVFALVAAITAVAAVVSVLGLPKVAPPPAVGVRERFAVLADGRVRMVLGMTVLGCLSAFAVFTYVAPLLAHTAGVRGGTISVLLLCYGVGGAIGNALGGRMTDRFGSRRPLLWSFTAFVAILATLPLTAVTAVSAGVVFFLWGLSTWSVNPPIQNWLIELAPTTSGLLLSINASAIYLGVGLSGVVGGLVIDGWGVVALPPVAAAVASLSFVLLVLAGRKDAAVAAAVPVRV, from the coding sequence ATGTCACCACGCACGTACCTGCTCGCGGCGGGCGCGTTCACGGTGGGAACCAGCGGCTACATCATCTCCGGGCTGCTGCCCGAGGTGAGCCGCGAGCTGCACGTCTCCACATCGGCGGCAGGACAACTCGTGACCGCGTTCGCCATCGCCTACGCCATCGCCTCGCCCGTGCTGGCGGCGGTCACCGGGCGGTGGGAGCGCAAGCGGCTGGTGATCGCCGCCCTGGTCACCAGCGCGGTGGGCAACGCGTTGTCCGCGGTGGCGCCGACGTTCGAGTTGCTGCTGGCCTCGCGGGTGGTGGCGGCGCTGGGCGCGGCGGTGTTCACCCCGGTGGCCACCGCCATCGCCACGGAGATCAACCCACCGCAGCGGCGGGGCAGGGCGGTGGCGGTTGTATTCGGCGGGCTCACGACCGCGCTGGTCGTCGGGGTGCCCGCGGGCAGCCTGCTCGGGGCGCCGCTGGGGTACCACGGGGTGTTCGCGCTCGTGGCCGCGATCACCGCGGTCGCGGCGGTGGTCAGTGTGCTCGGGCTGCCCAAGGTGGCGCCGCCGCCCGCAGTGGGGGTGCGGGAGCGGTTCGCGGTGCTGGCCGACGGCCGGGTGCGGATGGTGCTGGGGATGACCGTGCTGGGCTGCCTGTCCGCTTTCGCCGTTTTCACCTACGTCGCACCGTTGTTGGCGCACACCGCGGGCGTGCGCGGCGGGACGATCAGCGTCCTGCTGCTGTGCTACGGGGTCGGCGGCGCGATCGGCAACGCCCTCGGTGGCCGGATGACCGACCGCTTCGGCAGCAGGCGTCCACTGCTGTGGTCGTTCACCGCGTTCGTCGCCATCCTGGCGACGCTGCCGCTGACCGCGGTGACCGCGGTGTCGGCCGGGGTGGTGTTCTTCCTGTGGGGCCTGTCGACCTGGTCGGTGAACCCGCCGATCCAGAACTGGCTGATCGAGTTGGCGCCCACCACCAGCGGCCTGCTGCTGTCGATCAACGCGTCGGCGATCTACCTCGGCGTCGGCCTCTCCGGGGTGGTCGGCGGGCTGGTGATCGACGGCTGGGGTGTGGTCGCGCTCCCACCGGTCGCCGCGGCCGTGGCCTCGCTGTCCTTTGTGCTCCTCGTGCTGGCGGGCCGCAAGGACGCGGCGGTGGCCGCCGCGGTACCTGTCCGGGTGTAG
- a CDS encoding Crp/Fnr family transcriptional regulator: protein MTIASRWPRASLLGGLDDRVRRELLGLGQPVRVRDGDRLLRAGDPATHVYLLLLGWFKVHANRPSGDEALIAVRSGGDLVGELAAFEGRPRAVSVRACGPGVVRRIEREDFLVFLTCHGSALRAVLRAVSAKHRWVARRLDFAGYAVQRRVACVLAELVEKDLRHPDGGIPVRLSQAELAALSGTSVPSVQRVLREFRGMGLVETRYRRVVVVDVVGVERVAGDVVGVECVW from the coding sequence ATGACCATTGCGAGCCGGTGGCCGCGGGCGAGTCTGCTCGGTGGTCTGGACGACCGGGTGCGGCGGGAGCTGCTCGGGCTCGGTCAACCGGTGCGGGTGCGCGACGGGGACCGGCTGCTGCGGGCCGGGGACCCCGCCACCCACGTGTACCTGCTGCTGCTGGGCTGGTTCAAGGTGCACGCCAACCGACCAAGCGGAGACGAGGCCCTGATCGCCGTCCGCTCCGGCGGCGACCTCGTCGGGGAGCTGGCCGCGTTCGAAGGACGGCCGAGGGCGGTATCGGTGCGCGCGTGCGGACCCGGGGTCGTGCGGCGGATCGAGCGCGAGGACTTCCTCGTCTTCCTCACCTGTCACGGGTCGGCGTTGCGCGCGGTGTTGCGCGCTGTGTCGGCCAAGCACCGGTGGGTTGCGCGGCGGCTGGATTTCGCGGGGTATGCGGTGCAGCGGAGGGTTGCTTGTGTGCTGGCGGAGTTGGTGGAGAAGGACTTGCGGCATCCGGATGGGGGGATTCCGGTACGGCTGAGCCAGGCGGAGTTGGCTGCGTTGTCGGGGACTTCGGTGCCGTCGGTGCAGCGGGTGTTGCGGGAGTTTCGGGGGATGGGGTTGGTGGAGACGCGGTATCGGCGGGTGGTGGTGGTGGATGTGGTGGGGGTGGAGCGGGTGGCGGGGGATGTGGTGGGGGTGGAGTGTGTGTGGTGA